Genomic segment of Ralstonia pickettii:
AATGCCATGCGTCTTCAGATACGCGATATCGAGCGTGCGCTGGGCAAGTCACGCCCAGCCGATGCGCTTGCACCGGCATCAGTGCATCGGCAACTAGAAGCCCTACATAGCCAAGGAGCCCCTGAGATTGAGGCCATGCAGGAAGCCTGCGCGCTGGCGCAGTCCATTCAGCTGTGGTCCGAAACTTCACTGCCCAATCACGCGCCAGATCTAAAGCCGTTGATACGGCTGCTGCAATTGGCCGGGCGTCCTGAGCCGGCACAGCCTGTGGCCATTGAGTACGCGCCGGCAAGTGAAATACCCCCTGCTGCTGCACAGGCCCCTGCCCCCTCACGCGCCAACAATGCCCCGTTGCCGCCAGCAGACGCGCAACATGCCCCCTCCCAGAATGCCAACACTATGCCAACCAGCCGTCACGACGCTCTGACGCAAATCCGCTTCGCACGCACTTGGTTTGAAGCGCACGAGCCAAGCAGTCCGGTGGCGCTGTTGCTTCGGCAGGCAGAGTCGCTGGTGGGAAAACCGTTTGCGGAGGTATTTCAGGCGATTCCCGCGGATATGGTTGAAAGGTGGGCGCAGAACGAATAGTGGTGCCGTGCCCAGCACGTACAACACCGAACAGCAACTACCGTCTTCCCCGGCGTTCCTGCGCACGTTACGCCACCGGTGACACTTATTGCAAAGAAGCGCCTGAAGAGACGCTCAAACCTGCCGATATGCAGAGGTTGTGGTGAATGCTCAGCACCCGAGCCTGGCCGCTTCCGAAGGCTTACACAAGTCGCGGGCCTAGGGCCTGCCTATCAGGTTGGGCTCGGTTGCCGAATGCGCGCTTGTCTTGTTCCAATTCTTGTCACCTGTCCTATCTGATGCTCAGCCCGCACGCTCTGATAGGTATCGTGATGGTGTCCTGCTTGATGAGCGTCGCCATCCTTGGCTCACTGCTGCGGACCGCCGTGCCGGGGATAGGCAGCTGGTGCGTAGCCCATGCGCTGTTGGCCACGGCTTCGGCGTGTGTGCTGATCGCGGGGAGTCTGCAAGCACGGTTCGTCACCCTGGCGGCTGCGCTCATCACGCTGACGGCCGTCCTGCTGCTCATACAGGGGATGCGCCAGTTTTTTGGCGAGGCTTGGGCGGTGCCTCAAGAGACTGGGGCGTTCGCTGTCGCGTTCGCCGCGTTGGTGTACTTCACGCTTGTATCGCCCAACGTCAGCGCAAAGATTGGGATCGTGTCGGTGTTCTTTGCCTATGCCCGCATTGCAGTCGGGACATTGGCGCTGCGTCACGCGCCGCATGATGGCACCCGCTATCCCTATCGATTTGTTGCCGCGGCCGCATACCTGGGCGCGTTGTTCCATGTCACCCGGGCCATCGCCGTTGCGTTCGGTATGCCGCAAACGGCTTTTCTGGAACCGTCGGCGTGGAACGTACTGTTTCTTGGGCTGGCG
This window contains:
- the tssA gene encoding type VI secretion system protein TssA, with protein sequence MKAVAPQYASSPDIRFADLALPVSADQPCGPDLEYDTDFVVLQARATQCEAAQYGDFVAPTEVLNWPELERDCQRLLLRTKDIRLLTLFLRCRTRLDQAEGLRDGLALMHTVLTAFPEQVHPRLEIDGDVDPGVRANALATLVDPQGLLADVREIALGNNAMRLQIRDIERALGKSRPADALAPASVHRQLEALHSQGAPEIEAMQEACALAQSIQLWSETSLPNHAPDLKPLIRLLQLAGRPEPAQPVAIEYAPASEIPPAAAQAPAPSRANNAPLPPADAQHAPSQNANTMPTSRHDALTQIRFARTWFEAHEPSSPVALLLRQAESLVGKPFAEVFQAIPADMVERWAQNE